One genomic segment of Candidatus Eisenbacteria bacterium includes these proteins:
- the murQ gene encoding N-acetylmuramic acid 6-phosphate etherase, with product MGKKAIDEGREVFLELISLITEQRNPCTMDIDLRSTDEILRIINDQDKTVARAVEKELPHVAAAVELVVEALRKGGRLIYVGAGTSGRLGMFDAAECPPTFGTDPRTVQGVIAGGKRALFRAVEGAEDRAEEARKLMRQLRVGANDVVVGIAASRRTPFAKAAIDESRKLGAKTVYLTCNPSSTIDFPVDVAICPQVGPEVIMGSTRMKAGTAQKMVLNMISTCAMIKLGKVFENMMVDLMATSKKLVERSKRVVMIVTGVDYDVAKEYLEKAGGSVKTAILMIEAGVGARAAEKLLVDSSGFVRKALEQAYASSRRGKKPAGGPEKCRAAGSRCGGRASKPRKKNPSRLRRS from the coding sequence ATGGGCAAAAAAGCGATCGACGAAGGAAGAGAAGTCTTTCTCGAACTCATTTCTCTGATCACGGAACAGCGCAATCCGTGCACCATGGACATCGACCTGCGCTCCACCGATGAGATTCTCAGGATCATCAACGATCAGGACAAGACCGTTGCACGCGCCGTGGAGAAGGAGCTCCCCCACGTCGCGGCCGCGGTCGAGCTTGTGGTCGAGGCGTTACGCAAGGGAGGCCGGCTGATCTACGTGGGCGCGGGCACGAGCGGAAGACTCGGGATGTTTGACGCGGCGGAATGTCCGCCGACGTTCGGCACGGACCCGCGAACGGTCCAAGGAGTGATTGCCGGGGGTAAGAGGGCCCTTTTTCGGGCCGTGGAAGGTGCAGAAGACAGAGCGGAAGAGGCAAGGAAACTTATGAGACAGTTGCGCGTGGGCGCAAACGATGTCGTGGTGGGAATCGCTGCGAGTAGGCGCACTCCCTTTGCCAAGGCCGCGATCGACGAGTCGAGAAAGCTGGGCGCGAAAACCGTCTACCTGACGTGCAATCCCTCTTCGACGATTGACTTTCCAGTCGACGTGGCGATTTGCCCGCAGGTCGGACCCGAAGTCATCATGGGTTCGACACGGATGAAAGCGGGCACTGCGCAGAAGATGGTGCTCAACATGATTTCCACGTGCGCGATGATAAAACTGGGCAAGGTCTTCGAGAACATGATGGTCGATCTAATGGCCACGAGCAAGAAGCTCGTTGAACGCTCAAAGCGGGTCGTCATGATAGTTACCGGAGTCGACTACGATGTCGCAAAGGAATACTTGGAAAAGGCCGGAGGAAGTGTGAAGACGGCCATCTTGATGATTGAGGCCGGCGTGGGCGCGCGAGCCGCAGAGAAACTGCTCGTCGATTCCTCCGGTTTTGTGCGAAAGGCCCTCGAGCAAGCTTACGCCTCTTCGCGTCGCGGGAAGAAACCGGCAGGCGGGCCGGAGAAATGCAGAGCCGCGGGGTCGAGGTGTGGCGGTCGCGCGAGCAAGCCGCGGAAGAAAAACCCTTCGAGATTGAGAAGATCATGA
- a CDS encoding extracellular solute-binding protein → MQSRGVEVWRSREQAAEEKPFEIEKIMNLRRVFLFIFSFIFFAFALSGCGREKGVRLTFWQFWPSDVIEPIITEFERANPGIKVEMQQLTWQNGFEKIVAAVSSGTQPDLCELGSTWVPRFAADGVLGEVTSEVGALRDSLLFWESCTLDGKIYGIPWVAGTRALFYNKELFQEAGLDPDSPPSTWEELIECARRIHSPRNGVYGYGMNAGERYVLFKKFMPFAWGNGGRILNQDLRRSEFASGENLDALLFYCSLKKYSLVEKQDVLDMTFKQGKVGLEISGGWNLKTIPADAPDLKFGVAVVPKPKACCGVHASFAGSEILVTFAKSKRHKDALKLARFLVEKQNMIALCRSAKSVQPTFRGVENDPYYDSNPLERTFVVQLSTAIAPPPHPRWPEIEEVIESTVEEVVYGVKKPEEALLEADRKISSIVSNAER, encoded by the coding sequence ATGCAGAGCCGCGGGGTCGAGGTGTGGCGGTCGCGCGAGCAAGCCGCGGAAGAAAAACCCTTCGAGATTGAGAAGATCATGAATCTGAGAAGAGTGTTCCTCTTTATTTTCTCCTTCATCTTCTTCGCGTTCGCGCTTTCAGGTTGCGGGAGAGAAAAGGGCGTTCGTTTGACCTTCTGGCAATTCTGGCCGTCCGACGTCATAGAGCCTATCATCACGGAATTTGAAAGAGCCAATCCTGGTATCAAGGTGGAGATGCAGCAGCTCACGTGGCAAAACGGATTCGAGAAGATTGTTGCTGCCGTCTCGTCGGGCACACAGCCCGACCTTTGTGAGCTTGGCTCTACCTGGGTCCCGCGGTTTGCAGCGGACGGGGTTCTGGGCGAGGTGACGAGCGAAGTCGGCGCGCTCAGGGACAGCCTTCTTTTTTGGGAGAGCTGCACGTTGGACGGAAAGATCTACGGGATTCCGTGGGTAGCCGGTACGCGGGCACTCTTCTACAACAAGGAGCTTTTTCAAGAGGCGGGCCTTGACCCGGACTCTCCACCGAGCACGTGGGAGGAATTGATTGAATGCGCTCGGAGGATTCATTCGCCACGCAACGGCGTCTACGGCTACGGAATGAATGCCGGCGAGCGGTACGTGCTTTTCAAGAAGTTCATGCCCTTCGCCTGGGGGAACGGGGGCAGGATTCTCAACCAGGACCTCCGCCGCTCGGAGTTCGCTTCCGGTGAGAATCTGGACGCACTGCTCTTCTACTGCTCCCTCAAGAAATACTCTCTCGTGGAAAAACAGGACGTCCTTGACATGACCTTCAAGCAGGGCAAGGTGGGCTTGGAGATATCCGGCGGTTGGAATCTTAAGACCATTCCCGCAGACGCCCCGGACCTCAAGTTCGGTGTCGCAGTGGTGCCGAAACCGAAGGCGTGTTGCGGAGTTCATGCGTCGTTTGCGGGGAGCGAAATACTTGTCACCTTTGCCAAGTCAAAGCGGCACAAGGACGCTCTCAAGTTGGCGAGATTCCTGGTCGAGAAGCAGAACATGATCGCCCTCTGCCGGAGCGCGAAGAGCGTTCAACCTACCTTCAGAGGAGTCGAGAACGATCCATACTACGACTCGAATCCTCTCGAAAGAACGTTCGTCGTCCAGTTGAGCACAGCGATAGCCCCGCCTCCTCATCCAAGATGGCCGGAGATCGAAGAGGTGATAGAATCGACGGTGGAAGAGGTGGTTTACGGCGTCAAGAAACCGGAAGAAGCCTTGCTCGAAGCCGACAGGAAGATAAGCTCGATCGTGTCGAACGCAGAGCGCTGA
- a CDS encoding sugar ABC transporter permease, which translates to MHKTRSTLVFLSPWLVSFGIFWVFPLVFSLVLSFLRFNPLRPDTTQIVWLSNFATAFKDPLFWKSLTNTLVFVLGTVPVTTVVAFFLAVAINQRIPLRTLYRSGFFVPSIISVVVISIIFKQFYSPLGLVNKVVQLFGGEPKSWLGEPRTALLCIMAMDVWASFGYYTILFLAGLQAIPSETYEAARIDGSGFWGTLRFVTVPMVRPITLFIVVINTIRSFQIFIEIFVMTRGAPLNSTLTSVFYLYDRAFYRFEMGYASAVAYLLFIVILCFSLAQMRYLRMGRAAGE; encoded by the coding sequence ATGCATAAGACTCGCTCCACCCTCGTTTTTCTTTCTCCGTGGCTTGTTTCGTTTGGCATCTTCTGGGTGTTCCCGCTCGTCTTTTCGCTCGTCTTGAGTTTTCTCCGTTTCAATCCCTTGCGGCCCGACACCACACAAATTGTGTGGCTTTCGAATTTCGCGACCGCCTTCAAGGACCCGCTCTTCTGGAAATCGCTCACCAACACCCTCGTGTTTGTTCTCGGCACGGTTCCGGTCACGACTGTCGTGGCCTTCTTTCTTGCAGTGGCGATCAACCAGAGGATTCCCCTTCGCACGCTCTACAGATCCGGTTTCTTCGTCCCATCAATAATTTCCGTAGTCGTGATTTCGATCATCTTCAAGCAATTCTACTCGCCGCTCGGCCTTGTGAACAAAGTGGTTCAGCTCTTTGGCGGCGAGCCGAAATCGTGGCTCGGTGAACCACGAACCGCTCTTCTGTGCATAATGGCGATGGACGTGTGGGCGAGCTTCGGCTATTACACGATACTCTTCCTGGCGGGACTGCAAGCCATACCATCCGAAACCTACGAGGCGGCCCGAATCGACGGGAGCGGATTCTGGGGCACGCTTCGGTTTGTCACGGTTCCGATGGTGCGGCCGATCACGCTATTCATCGTGGTCATAAACACAATTCGCTCTTTTCAGATTTTCATCGAGATATTCGTCATGACGAGAGGAGCACCGCTCAACAGTACTCTGACGTCGGTCTTCTATCTGTACGACAGGGCGTTCTATAGATTCGAGATGGGGTATGCGAGCGCCGTGGCATATCTTCTTTTCATTGTCATCCTGTGTTTCTCGCTGGCGCAGATGAGATACCTGAGGATGGGTAGGGCGGCCGGCGAGTGA
- a CDS encoding carbohydrate ABC transporter permease: protein MRTATRTNADGRRRMRTLTLSVFLLLLLASTLFPLYWMVATSLRGEASVLRSATDLWPGRPSLHNYVDVWRSGPFARYFLNSVVVSAVVVLGNLLFASMVGYAIARRQFRGKRFVIVAIVSMLMVPRQITMIPLYLLISKLHMMNTYFALTLPFLVDAFNVFLISQYVISLPVELEEAARVDGASDLSIFFRIVLPLSRPALAVVAINTFLVNWNSFLYPLILTNTERMRTLPVGLALYSQGEHSMDWGHLTAGSTLCAIPIIFVFLMFQRHIIEGITAGAVK from the coding sequence ATGAGAACTGCGACGAGAACAAACGCCGACGGCAGGCGCAGAATGAGGACCCTGACCCTCTCTGTTTTTCTGCTCTTGCTGCTCGCCTCCACGCTTTTCCCGCTCTATTGGATGGTCGCCACTTCTCTTCGCGGAGAAGCCTCCGTCCTAAGGTCGGCCACGGACCTGTGGCCCGGAAGGCCGAGCCTGCACAATTACGTCGATGTCTGGCGAAGCGGTCCGTTCGCTCGGTATTTTCTCAACAGTGTGGTCGTGAGCGCGGTCGTGGTGCTCGGAAATCTTCTCTTTGCGTCAATGGTGGGGTACGCGATAGCGCGGAGACAATTCCGCGGCAAGCGGTTCGTAATCGTGGCGATTGTCTCCATGCTGATGGTGCCGCGGCAAATCACTATGATTCCTCTCTATCTTCTCATATCAAAGCTCCACATGATGAACACGTATTTTGCCCTCACGCTTCCGTTTCTTGTCGACGCCTTCAACGTCTTCCTGATCTCTCAATACGTCATTTCGCTTCCGGTGGAACTCGAGGAAGCGGCGCGGGTGGACGGGGCGAGTGACTTGAGTATTTTTTTCAGGATTGTCCTTCCGCTGTCGCGGCCTGCGCTTGCGGTCGTGGCGATAAACACGTTTCTGGTGAACTGGAATTCCTTCCTCTATCCCTTGATATTGACAAACACCGAAAGAATGCGTACTCTGCCTGTCGGCCTCGCCTTGTATTCGCAGGGAGAGCACAGCATGGACTGGGGCCATTTGACCGCGGGGTCGACGCTCTGCGCGATTCCCATCATATTTGTGTTCTTGATGTTTCAGAGGCACATAATAGAAGGCATCACCGCCGGCGCCGTCAAGTAG
- a CDS encoding anhydro-N-acetylmuramic acid kinase, with product MNELFKIAKKRTKRVVGLMAGTSLDGISAAVVQVTGCGTETKIVLLEHATFPYDPEIKRAILSASTPRSGTVDLISEMNFVIGELLADAARRITEQAGLKMTDVDLIGSHGQTVYHCPFESRTVWKTPSSLQIGEPCVIAERTGVTTVADFRTRDLAAGGGGAPLVPYVDFIFLRSPEKSKVVLNVGGIANLTVLPRGCTVDDVFAFDTGPGNMLIDAVVKEVTRGAEEFDREGRMGASGTVDAELVNELLTHEYFRTEPPKSTGRELFGSKFLMLFLERAGSRGLSGNDLVASATALTPCSVYDACQRFVFPRVEVDELIISGGGSKNETLVRMMRDRFAPVPVTYSDDYGISSMAKEAIAFAVLANETVCGGCSNIPGATGARRRVILGKIVPASKPE from the coding sequence GTGAACGAATTATTCAAGATTGCGAAGAAAAGAACAAAGCGCGTCGTCGGACTCATGGCCGGCACGTCCCTGGACGGGATCTCGGCTGCGGTCGTTCAAGTCACGGGGTGCGGAACCGAGACAAAGATCGTTCTGCTCGAACACGCGACCTTTCCCTACGATCCGGAAATCAAGCGCGCCATCCTGAGCGCATCGACTCCGCGGTCGGGCACGGTTGATCTCATTAGCGAAATGAATTTTGTGATTGGGGAGCTTCTGGCAGACGCCGCCCGCCGGATAACGGAGCAAGCAGGGCTCAAGATGACCGACGTCGACCTCATAGGCTCGCACGGGCAGACCGTCTATCACTGCCCCTTCGAGAGCCGGACCGTTTGGAAGACTCCTTCTTCGCTGCAAATAGGCGAACCCTGCGTAATCGCGGAGAGGACCGGTGTGACCACCGTCGCCGACTTCAGAACGCGAGACCTTGCCGCCGGCGGAGGGGGTGCGCCTCTCGTGCCGTACGTCGATTTCATTTTCTTGAGATCGCCCGAGAAATCCAAAGTCGTCCTCAACGTCGGGGGAATCGCCAACCTGACCGTCCTCCCGAGAGGTTGCACTGTCGATGACGTGTTCGCCTTCGACACCGGCCCGGGCAACATGCTCATCGACGCGGTCGTAAAGGAAGTGACACGCGGCGCAGAGGAATTCGATCGAGAGGGCAGGATGGGGGCCTCAGGCACCGTGGACGCGGAACTCGTGAATGAGTTGTTGACTCACGAGTACTTCCGCACGGAGCCGCCGAAGTCCACGGGACGAGAGCTTTTCGGGAGCAAGTTCCTGATGCTTTTCCTCGAGCGGGCGGGTTCGCGCGGCCTCTCCGGCAATGACCTGGTTGCCAGCGCCACCGCCTTGACACCCTGTTCCGTTTACGATGCGTGTCAGAGATTCGTTTTCCCCAGAGTGGAGGTAGACGAGCTCATCATAAGCGGGGGCGGCAGCAAGAACGAGACGCTCGTGCGTATGATGAGGGATCGTTTCGCTCCCGTCCCGGTCACGTATTCGGACGACTACGGAATCAGCAGCATGGCAAAGGAAGCGATCGCCTTCGCAGTTCTTGCGAACGAGACGGTTTGTGGCGGATGCTCGAACATTCCCGGCGCGACTGGAGCGAGGCGACGAGTAATCCTGGGGAAAATAGTCCCGGCCTCCAAACCTGAATAG
- a CDS encoding SpoIID/LytB domain-containing protein: MRASWRLLSPFLLVLMLPGCAVVKRPVTMPHKVPEVRVGLEVNGKAVTVSGTGMFQIGIKDSDRKPKVCGPGERWTFVSASGAVADVTGGSEGSAGGETESARETTKGIEVIDPEGLSRGALDGTFVIKPLESESFLVVGSKTYRGSFEVFQSPSRLLTLVNVVDTESYLRGVVPNEIGGLSPQILEAIKAQAVAARTYCFFFAGRYASDGFDLLPTVQDQVYTGVAGEKPVSDKAIADTYGTIATYGGKPVRANYFSTCGGATAAIEEVWSKEPVPYLTSVSDKEPFQKDAYCSQSSSYRWKETWTAEEFESIFRKNFRIQYPRATQPSPGERLVDVRVAERSKSGRVRMLEVITSDNVFKIVGDSIRLVVRRPDGKDSFLRSTLFDVDVQREQGYAKTVVFYGGGNGHGVGMCQMGAIGMAKAGKDFKQILTRYYKGVKLTRAY, encoded by the coding sequence ATGAGAGCCTCGTGGCGCCTGCTTTCTCCCTTCCTGCTTGTTCTGATGCTACCCGGATGCGCTGTCGTGAAGCGCCCCGTTACAATGCCGCACAAAGTCCCCGAAGTAAGAGTCGGCCTCGAGGTCAATGGGAAAGCAGTAACCGTGTCGGGAACGGGCATGTTCCAGATTGGAATAAAGGACAGTGATCGCAAGCCCAAAGTGTGCGGCCCGGGAGAGAGATGGACTTTCGTCTCTGCCTCAGGCGCCGTGGCGGACGTCACTGGTGGAAGCGAGGGTTCCGCCGGGGGGGAGACGGAGAGCGCCAGAGAGACAACCAAGGGAATAGAGGTGATAGACCCCGAAGGATTGTCCAGGGGAGCGCTGGACGGCACGTTTGTGATCAAGCCTCTCGAGTCGGAGAGCTTCCTGGTGGTCGGCAGCAAGACGTACCGTGGGAGTTTCGAGGTATTCCAGAGTCCTTCGAGGCTCCTAACGCTCGTGAACGTCGTCGACACCGAATCTTACTTGCGTGGCGTTGTCCCGAACGAAATCGGCGGTCTTTCTCCTCAGATTCTCGAGGCCATCAAGGCTCAGGCGGTTGCCGCACGCACTTATTGTTTCTTCTTTGCAGGCCGCTACGCCAGTGACGGTTTTGATCTTTTGCCGACCGTTCAGGACCAGGTGTACACCGGTGTGGCTGGAGAGAAACCCGTGAGCGACAAGGCAATTGCGGACACCTACGGCACGATAGCGACGTACGGCGGAAAACCCGTACGGGCCAACTATTTTTCTACGTGCGGCGGCGCCACTGCGGCGATTGAAGAAGTCTGGTCGAAGGAGCCCGTCCCGTACTTGACGAGCGTCTCAGACAAGGAGCCTTTCCAGAAGGACGCGTATTGCTCTCAGTCTTCCAGCTACAGGTGGAAGGAAACCTGGACGGCAGAGGAATTCGAGTCCATCTTCAGGAAGAACTTTCGCATTCAGTATCCGCGCGCCACTCAGCCCTCGCCGGGAGAGAGGTTGGTCGACGTCAGAGTGGCCGAGAGAAGCAAGTCAGGGCGTGTGAGAATGCTGGAAGTCATCACGTCTGACAACGTTTTCAAGATCGTCGGCGATTCCATCAGACTCGTCGTCAGGAGACCGGACGGAAAAGATTCCTTCCTTCGGAGCACTCTCTTTGATGTGGACGTCCAAAGGGAACAGGGTTATGCAAAGACGGTCGTTTTCTACGGCGGAGGAAACGGCCACGGGGTCGGCATGTGCCAGATGGGAGCCATCGGAATGGCAAAGGCCGGCAAGGACTTCAAGCAGATACTGACCCGATACTACAAAGGCGTGAAGCTCACGCGCGCATACTGA
- a CDS encoding glycoside hydrolase family 3 protein, whose product MNKIDAQISTLNLEEKIGQLLVVGFTGTEASESLRKFISDGGFSGFILFKRNIETVEGAKKLLKGLKSLYPKDRPPILAVDEEGGRVTQISHLVSAAPAAATIGRTRNARFAFFHARDIAQKLKWLGFNVVFAPVLDVNDEPTNPVIGDRAYGSDVDTVTSLGIAALRGFGDPGIVPTAKHFPGHGSSKIDSHEKLPVITHPAERWYTFEMVPFRSAIEAGVRIMMTGHIACPSLTGSEELPATFSSQILRRILREELRYNGVVITDAMEMAAATDYMAATGAGPEDAILAGCDLLLFAHGREPVHKARKALMRAVKEGRLSEARVDESLQRVLSLRASLI is encoded by the coding sequence ATGAACAAGATTGACGCACAAATCTCTACTCTCAACCTCGAAGAGAAGATCGGCCAGCTTCTTGTAGTCGGATTTACGGGCACCGAAGCGAGCGAAAGCCTCCGCAAGTTCATCTCCGACGGAGGATTCTCCGGATTCATTCTCTTCAAGAGAAACATCGAAACAGTCGAGGGAGCCAAGAAACTCCTCAAGGGATTGAAGTCTCTCTATCCGAAAGACCGTCCCCCCATTCTGGCCGTGGATGAGGAAGGTGGAAGAGTTACACAGATAAGTCACCTGGTTTCCGCCGCGCCGGCAGCGGCCACGATCGGGAGAACGCGCAACGCGAGGTTCGCCTTCTTCCACGCGAGAGACATCGCCCAAAAACTCAAGTGGCTCGGCTTCAACGTTGTCTTCGCTCCGGTTCTCGACGTCAACGACGAGCCGACCAACCCGGTCATAGGCGACCGCGCTTATGGTAGCGACGTCGATACGGTGACGTCGTTGGGGATCGCTGCGCTCCGGGGCTTCGGCGACCCGGGGATTGTGCCGACCGCGAAACACTTTCCCGGGCACGGCTCATCAAAGATTGACTCGCACGAGAAGCTTCCCGTGATCACACATCCCGCCGAAAGGTGGTACACGTTCGAAATGGTTCCTTTCAGATCTGCGATAGAGGCCGGCGTGCGAATCATGATGACGGGTCACATTGCATGTCCCTCTCTCACCGGCAGTGAAGAATTGCCCGCAACCTTTTCCTCCCAGATCCTCCGGCGCATACTGAGAGAAGAGCTTCGCTACAACGGTGTCGTGATCACAGACGCCATGGAGATGGCGGCGGCAACTGATTACATGGCGGCCACCGGGGCGGGTCCCGAAGACGCGATCCTGGCAGGATGTGATCTGCTCCTTTTCGCGCACGGCCGCGAACCGGTGCACAAGGCACGCAAGGCATTGATGAGAGCCGTCAAGGAGGGAAGACTCTCCGAGGCCAGGGTCGATGAATCCTTGCAGCGAGTTCTCTCACTGCGCGCTAGCCTCATCTAG
- a CDS encoding ABC transporter substrate-binding protein, translating into MFLKRGEIMKRILFPVCLFVAILTICSFLSCAKKTEEIRIGEFGSLTGTTATFGISTKNGIDLAVEEINAAGGVQGKLLKVIVEDDQGRPEEAATAVRKLVEQDRVMAVLGEVASSRSLAGAPICQNAGVPMITPSSTNPKVTQVGDFIFRVCFIDPFQGMVAAIFASDSLGAKKAAILRDIKNDYSVGLAEFFATTLVSRGGKIVADESYSEGDIDFKAQLTAIRAKSPDVIFVPGYYTEVGLIARQARELGITVPLLGGDGWVSDRLIEIGGSALNGCYFTNHYWDGDPDPAVQSFVSTYKKRLGGNPDALAALAYDAAKLLVASIEKLASEDPGAFKTLVGVPDAKTGKLRKEALAKLRDILAATRDFPAVTGSINIDENRNAVKPAIFLTIENGKYKYVGKVLP; encoded by the coding sequence ATGTTTCTCAAACGTGGGGAGATCATGAAGCGAATTCTGTTCCCGGTCTGCCTCTTTGTGGCAATCCTAACTATCTGTTCTTTCCTTTCTTGCGCCAAGAAGACCGAAGAAATCCGGATCGGTGAGTTTGGCTCTCTGACCGGGACCACCGCCACGTTTGGCATTTCGACAAAGAACGGGATTGACCTCGCGGTTGAAGAAATCAATGCGGCCGGCGGTGTCCAGGGTAAGCTACTGAAGGTGATCGTCGAAGACGATCAGGGAAGACCCGAGGAGGCCGCCACCGCCGTGAGAAAACTCGTTGAGCAAGACAGAGTCATGGCGGTGCTCGGTGAAGTGGCGAGTTCGAGGAGTCTCGCCGGGGCGCCCATCTGCCAAAACGCCGGCGTTCCGATGATAACGCCTTCTTCGACCAACCCCAAGGTCACTCAGGTGGGTGATTTCATTTTCAGAGTGTGCTTCATCGACCCATTCCAGGGAATGGTTGCGGCGATCTTTGCCAGTGATTCGCTGGGCGCGAAGAAGGCCGCAATCCTGCGGGATATCAAGAACGACTATAGTGTGGGCCTTGCGGAGTTCTTCGCCACGACCCTTGTTTCCCGTGGAGGGAAGATCGTAGCGGACGAGTCCTACAGCGAAGGCGACATCGACTTCAAAGCGCAACTCACGGCGATCAGAGCAAAATCGCCTGACGTCATCTTCGTGCCAGGCTATTACACGGAAGTGGGTCTCATTGCAAGACAAGCAAGGGAGCTCGGTATCACCGTGCCGCTTCTGGGTGGTGACGGTTGGGTCTCGGACAGACTGATCGAAATCGGAGGTTCGGCTCTCAATGGCTGTTACTTCACCAACCATTACTGGGACGGGGACCCGGATCCCGCGGTTCAGAGTTTCGTTTCCACTTACAAGAAACGCTTAGGCGGCAATCCCGACGCACTGGCTGCGTTGGCGTACGATGCGGCGAAGCTACTGGTCGCAAGCATTGAGAAGCTTGCCTCGGAGGACCCCGGTGCCTTCAAGACCCTCGTGGGAGTTCCCGATGCGAAAACCGGCAAGCTCCGCAAAGAGGCGCTCGCGAAACTCAGAGACATTCTGGCGGCCACGAGGGATTTCCCGGCGGTTACGGGCAGCATCAACATCGACGAGAACAGAAACGCCGTCAAGCCGGCGATCTTTCTCACGATAGAGAACGGAAAGTACAAGTACGTCGGCAAAGTGCTTCCTTGA
- a CDS encoding branched-chain amino acid ABC transporter permease yields the protein MQEFLQQLVNGITWGSIYALIALGYTMVYGILRLINFAHGDVYMVGAFAAYFAARLVGAPGPVSLIGAVLVLLIAMGSCALLGVAIERGAYKPLRKSPRLTALITAIGVSLLLENLGIIVFGPDPKFFPQIVTSRQMELVSGVVVGRHQIIVLAVSVLLMLLLQLIVLKTKIGKAMRAVSFNKQAASLMGISTDNVITFTFAIGSALAAAAGVLVALSNPKIDPLMGIMPGIKAFVAAVLGGIGNIPGAMLGGLIMGIAEVMVVGYVSSTYRDAIAFALLIVILLVKPTGLLGTGMAEKV from the coding sequence TTGCAGGAGTTTCTTCAGCAGCTTGTAAACGGAATCACGTGGGGAAGCATCTACGCTCTCATAGCCCTGGGTTACACCATGGTCTATGGGATCTTGAGGCTCATCAACTTCGCCCACGGCGACGTTTACATGGTCGGAGCCTTCGCGGCATACTTTGCGGCACGGCTCGTCGGCGCTCCTGGGCCCGTGTCGCTGATCGGGGCGGTTCTTGTTCTTTTAATCGCGATGGGCTCTTGTGCCTTGCTCGGCGTCGCCATTGAAAGAGGGGCCTACAAACCTCTGAGAAAGTCTCCGCGGCTCACTGCGCTCATCACCGCGATCGGAGTCTCCTTGCTTCTCGAGAACCTGGGCATCATTGTGTTCGGGCCCGATCCCAAGTTCTTTCCCCAGATTGTGACGTCTCGGCAGATGGAACTTGTCTCCGGCGTGGTTGTCGGACGCCATCAGATTATTGTTCTCGCCGTCTCGGTTCTTCTGATGCTCTTGCTTCAGTTGATTGTGCTCAAGACAAAAATAGGGAAGGCCATGAGGGCCGTATCGTTCAACAAGCAAGCGGCCAGCCTCATGGGCATTTCTACCGACAATGTGATCACCTTTACTTTCGCGATAGGCTCGGCCCTGGCGGCGGCAGCGGGCGTGCTCGTGGCCTTGAGTAACCCGAAGATCGACCCGTTGATGGGCATCATGCCCGGCATCAAGGCCTTTGTGGCTGCGGTCCTGGGCGGCATAGGAAACATCCCGGGGGCCATGCTGGGTGGCCTGATCATGGGGATCGCCGAGGTAATGGTGGTGGGGTACGTCTCGTCGACTTACCGTGACGCCATTGCGTTTGCTTTACTCATAGTTATTCTTCTGGTCAAGCCCACGGGTCTGTTGGGGACCGGAATGGCGGAGAAAGTGTGA